One segment of Vagococcus martis DNA contains the following:
- a CDS encoding CD3337/EF1877 family mobilome membrane protein translates to MKPSIVNRIKSNWTLKRLGKVAMTVAFTLVIAIFLLAMLGTVVQAAGLVDDTVNVANEYSRYPLENYQLDFYVDNSWGWLPWNWSDGIGKQVMYGLYAITNFIWTISLYVSNATGYLVQEAYSLDFISATADSIGKNMQTLAGVSANGFSTEGFYVGFLLLLILVLGVYVAYTGLIKRETTKAIHAIMNFVLVFILSASFIAYAPDYIKKINDFSSDISNASLSLGTKIVMPHSDSQGKDSVDLIRDSLFSIQVQQPWLLLQYNSSDIESIGIDRVESLLSTSPDSNNGEDREKIVAEEIEDRSNTNLTITKTINRLGTVFFLFVFNIGISIFVFLLTGIMIFSQVLFIIYAMFLPVSFILSMIPSFDGMSKRAITKLFNTILTRAGITLIITTAFSISTMLYTLSAGYPFFLIAFLQIVTFAGIYFKLGDLMSMFSLQSNDSQSVGSRVMRKPRMLMHAHMHRLQRKLGRSMTTLGAGSAIVTGKKGQSGSGSSARTQADHSRPDGKEKSTLGKRIGQTIGTVADTKDRMVDTASGLKEQVKDLPTNARYAVYQGKSKVKENVRDLTSSISQTKADRASGRKEQQEQRRKTIAKRRSEMEQVKQKKQPASSVHERPTTRQEQYHDEQTSKQSNIQTSYKESQQAKQERPAVKSDFSSPKVERQGNTVQEKTVQKPATSTTTADRTSQRPITKERPSTVQRVPLQNTRSRPPIKTATIKKVGKKP, encoded by the coding sequence GTGAAACCATCAATAGTAAACAGAATAAAATCAAACTGGACGCTGAAACGTCTAGGTAAAGTGGCAATGACAGTGGCTTTCACACTTGTGATTGCCATTTTTCTTTTAGCCATGCTGGGAACGGTGGTTCAAGCTGCGGGCTTGGTAGATGATACGGTCAATGTGGCAAATGAATACAGCCGATACCCACTTGAAAACTATCAACTGGATTTTTATGTGGATAATAGCTGGGGCTGGCTTCCGTGGAACTGGTCGGACGGGATTGGAAAACAGGTCATGTATGGACTATATGCCATTACCAATTTTATTTGGACAATCAGTTTGTATGTTTCCAATGCGACAGGTTACTTAGTACAGGAAGCCTATTCCTTAGACTTCATTTCCGCTACAGCAGATTCCATTGGTAAGAATATGCAGACCTTAGCTGGTGTGAGTGCAAACGGATTTTCAACAGAGGGTTTCTATGTTGGATTCCTCTTACTCTTGATTTTGGTTCTTGGGGTTTATGTTGCCTATACGGGACTGATAAAGAGAGAAACCACAAAGGCAATTCATGCCATTATGAATTTTGTGCTGGTGTTTATCCTATCGGCTTCCTTTATTGCCTACGCTCCCGACTACATTAAAAAAATCAATGACTTTTCATCAGACATCAGTAATGCCAGTTTATCACTTGGCACGAAGATTGTCATGCCCCATTCCGATAGTCAAGGCAAGGACAGCGTGGACTTAATCAGAGATAGCCTGTTTTCCATACAGGTTCAGCAACCGTGGCTACTGCTTCAATACAACAGTTCAGACATTGAAAGTATCGGTATTGACCGTGTGGAAAGCCTGCTCTCCACCAGCCCAGATTCCAACAATGGCGAAGACAGAGAAAAAATTGTTGCGGAAGAAATTGAAGACAGAAGCAATACCAATCTAACCATTACAAAGACCATTAACCGTTTAGGTACAGTCTTCTTCCTATTTGTCTTCAATATTGGGATTTCCATATTTGTATTCCTATTAACAGGAATCATGATTTTCTCGCAGGTACTTTTTATCATCTATGCTATGTTTCTGCCTGTGAGCTTTATTTTAAGCATGATTCCATCATTTGATGGTATGTCAAAACGAGCCATAACAAAGCTCTTTAATACCATTTTGACACGAGCTGGAATCACATTGATTATTACGACAGCATTTAGTATTTCAACCATGCTCTATACCTTATCGGCTGGTTATCCGTTCTTTTTGATTGCTTTTCTACAGATTGTGACCTTTGCAGGAATCTACTTCAAGCTGGGCGATTTAATGAGTATGTTTTCTCTACAGAGTAACGATTCTCAAAGTGTGGGAAGTCGTGTGATGAGAAAACCTCGTATGCTTATGCACGCTCACATGCACCGTCTACAGCGGAAACTTGGACGTTCCATGACTACTCTAGGGGCTGGGTCTGCCATTGTTACAGGTAAAAAAGGACAGTCGGGTTCGGGGAGTTCTGCAAGGACACAAGCAGATCACTCCCGACCAGACGGAAAGGAAAAATCAACACTTGGAAAACGTATCGGTCAAACCATCGGTACAGTAGCTGATACCAAAGACAGAATGGTAGACACTGCTAGTGGTTTGAAAGAACAGGTTAAAGATTTGCCGACCAATGCAAGATATGCAGTATATCAAGGAAAATCCAAAGTAAAAGAGAATGTCCGTGATTTAACCAGTAGTATTTCTCAAACCAAAGCGGACAGAGCCAGTGGACGCAAGGAACAGCAGGAACAAAGGCGAAAAACCATTGCGAAGCGTCGCTCTGAAATGGAACAGGTCAAACAGAAAAAACAGCCTGCTTCTTCTGTTCATGAAAGACCGACTACAAGACAAGAACAATATCATGATGAACAGACCTCAAAACAGTCTAATATTCAGACTTCATATAAGGAATCTCAACAAGCCAAACAAGAGCGTCCAGCAGTTAAGTCCGATTTTTCAAGTCCAAAAGTGGAACGCCAAGGCAATACCGTTCAAGAAAAAAC
- the tcpF gene encoding conjugal transfer ATPase TcpF: protein MAYPIKYIENNLVWNKDGECYAYYELVPYNYSFLSPEQKIQVHDSFRQLIAQNRDGKIHALQISTESSIRSAQERSKNEVTGKLKAVAYDKIDQQTDALISMIGENQVNYRFFIGFKLLLNDQEFSMKSLTVEAKNALSDFVYDVNHKLMGDFVSMSNDEILRFQKMEKLLENKISRRFKIRRLDKDDFGYLIEHLYGQTGTAYEEYEYHLSKKKLDNETLIKYYDLIKPTRCLVEEKQRYLKIQQEDETVYVAYFTINSIVGELDFPSSEIFYYQQQQFTFPIDTSMNVEIVANRKALSTVRNKKKELKDLDNHAWQSDNETSSNVAEALESVNELETNLDQSKESMYKLSYVVRVSANDLDELKRRCNEVKDFYDDLSVKLVRPFGDMLGLHEEFLPASKRYMNDYIQYVTSDFLAGLGFGATQMLGENEGIYVGYSLDTGRNVYLKPALASQGVKGSVTNALASAFVGSLGGGKSFANNLIVYYAVLYGAQAVIVDPKAERGRWKETLPEISHEINIVTLTSDEKNKGLLDPYVIMKNPKDSESLAIDILTFLTGISSRDGERFPILRKAIRAVTNSEVRGLMKVIEELRVENTPLSTSIADHIESFTDYDFAHLLFSNGYVEQSISLEKQLNIIQVADLVLPDKETSFEEYTTMELLSVAMLIVISTFALDFIHTDRSIFKIVDLDEAWSFLQVAQGKTLSMKLVRAGRAMNAGVYFVTQNTDDLLDEKLKNNLGLKFAFRSTDLNEIKKTLAFFGVDPEDENNQKRLRDLENGQCLISDLYGRVGVIQFHPVFEELLHAFDTRPPVRKEV from the coding sequence ATGGCATATCCAATTAAATACATTGAAAACAATCTCGTCTGGAATAAAGACGGGGAATGTTATGCTTACTATGAGCTTGTTCCTTACAATTACTCATTTCTAAGTCCAGAACAGAAAATACAAGTGCATGATTCTTTCAGACAGCTTATCGCACAAAATCGTGATGGCAAAATTCATGCTTTACAAATCAGTACAGAATCCAGCATACGTTCTGCACAAGAGCGTTCCAAAAATGAAGTCACTGGCAAGCTCAAAGCGGTTGCCTATGACAAAATCGACCAACAGACAGACGCTTTAATATCCATGATTGGCGAAAATCAAGTGAACTACCGTTTCTTTATCGGCTTTAAGTTGCTTCTCAACGATCAGGAGTTTTCTATGAAAAGTCTTACCGTTGAAGCAAAAAATGCTTTGTCTGATTTTGTCTATGATGTGAACCATAAGCTGATGGGCGATTTTGTTAGTATGAGTAATGATGAAATCCTGCGTTTTCAGAAGATGGAAAAGCTCTTAGAAAATAAAATCTCTCGTCGTTTCAAAATCCGCAGGTTAGATAAGGACGACTTCGGCTATCTGATTGAACACCTTTACGGACAGACAGGCACTGCCTATGAAGAGTATGAGTACCATCTATCAAAGAAAAAGCTGGATAATGAAACGCTGATTAAATACTATGACTTGATTAAGCCTACTCGCTGTTTGGTGGAAGAAAAACAGCGATATTTGAAAATCCAGCAGGAAGATGAAACCGTCTATGTAGCTTACTTTACCATTAACAGCATTGTCGGAGAACTGGACTTCCCGTCCTCTGAAATCTTCTACTACCAGCAACAGCAATTTACATTCCCGATTGATACGTCAATGAATGTGGAAATTGTAGCGAATCGTAAAGCCCTATCTACTGTCCGCAATAAAAAGAAAGAACTGAAAGACTTGGATAACCACGCTTGGCAAAGTGATAATGAAACCAGCTCCAATGTGGCGGAAGCTCTGGAAAGTGTGAATGAGCTGGAAACCAATTTAGACCAAAGCAAGGAATCTATGTACAAGCTGTCTTATGTGGTAAGGGTATCAGCAAATGATCTTGACGAACTCAAACGTCGTTGTAATGAAGTGAAAGATTTTTATGACGATTTAAGCGTAAAACTGGTACGACCATTTGGGGATATGCTCGGCTTACATGAAGAATTTTTACCTGCCAGCAAGCGTTATATGAATGATTATATTCAATACGTGACCTCTGATTTCCTCGCTGGTTTAGGTTTTGGTGCTACTCAAATGCTGGGGGAAAATGAGGGGATTTATGTTGGCTACAGCTTAGATACTGGACGCAATGTCTATCTGAAACCTGCTCTTGCCAGTCAAGGGGTTAAGGGTTCAGTAACCAATGCGTTAGCGTCGGCTTTTGTTGGTTCGCTGGGTGGTGGTAAATCCTTTGCGAATAACCTTATCGTCTATTATGCGGTGCTTTATGGGGCACAAGCAGTGATTGTAGACCCAAAAGCAGAACGTGGCAGATGGAAAGAAACCTTGCCAGAGATTTCCCATGAAATCAATATCGTCACTCTGACTTCTGATGAGAAAAACAAAGGCTTACTTGACCCTTATGTGATTATGAAAAATCCCAAAGATTCTGAATCACTGGCTATTGATATTCTGACATTCCTTACGGGGATTTCCTCTCGTGATGGGGAACGCTTCCCAATCCTTAGAAAAGCCATTCGTGCAGTAACCAATAGTGAAGTACGAGGGTTGATGAAAGTGATTGAGGAATTACGGGTTGAGAATACGCCACTAAGTACCAGTATAGCCGACCATATCGAAAGTTTTACAGACTATGACTTTGCACATTTATTATTCAGTAATGGTTATGTGGAGCAGTCTATCAGCTTAGAAAAACAACTGAACATTATACAGGTTGCGGACTTGGTACTTCCCGACAAGGAAACTTCCTTTGAGGAATATACCACTATGGAGCTTTTATCCGTTGCTATGCTGATTGTCATTAGTACCTTTGCTTTAGACTTTATCCATACAGACCGAAGCATTTTCAAGATTGTAGATTTAGACGAAGCATGGAGCTTTTTACAGGTAGCACAAGGAAAAACACTATCTATGAAGCTGGTTCGGGCTGGTCGTGCTATGAACGCTGGGGTATATTTCGTGACCCAAAATACAGACGACCTCTTAGATGAAAAACTGAAAAATAACCTCGGCTTAAAATTTGCATTTCGTTCCACTGACCTTAACGAGATTAAAAAGACCTTAGCCTTTTTTGGTGTAGACCCAGAGGACGAAAACAATCAGAAGCGATTGCGTGATTTGGAAAACGGGCAATGCCTTATCAGTGATTTATATGGTCGTGTCGGTGTGATACAGTTCCACCCTGTATTTGAAGAACTGCTCCATGCCTTTGATACCAGACCACCTGTGCGAAAAGAGGTGTAA